Proteins encoded by one window of Rutidosis leptorrhynchoides isolate AG116_Rl617_1_P2 chromosome 7, CSIRO_AGI_Rlap_v1, whole genome shotgun sequence:
- the LOC139860024 gene encoding uncharacterized protein, producing MDACHLLLGRPWQFDRKTRHDGFRNTYSFIKDGVSITLAPLDTRKKSSVDPNMFLSRAENRQEAKITNLMYALVMAKGNQEVTEVPSQMQPLLTEFRDILPDEIPPGLPLMRNIQHCIDFVPGSTIPNKPAYRLNPKEFEELQRQMGELLEKGLIR from the coding sequence ATGGATGCATGCCACTTGTTGTTGGGGCGTCCATGGCAATTCGATAGGAAGACCCGACATGACGGCTTTCGCAACACGTATAGCTTCATCAAAGATGGTGTGAGTATTACACTTGCACCTTTGGATACTCGAAAAAAGTCATCAGTTGATCCTAATATGTTTCTGAGTCGGGCTGAAAATAGGCAGGAGGCCAAAATAACCAATCTGATGTATGCTTTGGTCATGGCGAAAGGTAATCAGGAGGTAACAGAAGTGCCAAGTCAAATGCAACCCTTACTAACTGAGTTCAGGGATATATTACCTGATGAAATACCACCCGGATTACCTTTAATGCGTAATATCCAACATTGCATCGACTTCGTACCCGGTTCAACTATACCGAATAAACCCGCATATCGTTTAAATCCAAAGGAGTTTGAGGAGTTACAACGACAAATGGGAGAGTTATTGGAAAAGGGTTTGATAAGATAG